GCAACAACCAAGATGTTATGGAAATGAAGTTGTCGCTGAGGTTTGTTATTTCATGAATCAAGTCCTCGATACAGATCAACCCGAGAGAGTCGCCAAACTTGTCCTCAACCAACTGGTTGTTGTCCAATTTGGTGACTTTGGCAATCTTGCCCTGTTCAGTGgtagtttcttctgattcatCGTAGGTTAAAATACAGGCTCTCTTTTGGAATAACTTTCGAATCGAGCTCAACGTAGGCTTACCAACAATAACGTAGGGGgcaatcaagttcaataaGGCATAAGTCAGGTTGTTGGCTCTAACAAATACACCAGTGTTAACTTGGGTTAATTTCAAAACATTCAACACCTTGTTGGCTTTGCTGGGAATCTTCACGCCTTTAGTATGGTTTGGTACTCTTATTATGAACAACAATCTGTattctgaatcttcttcttcttcctctgcaTCTTCACTGCTGGCAGAGATTCTACTTCTAGCGGTCTTCTTAGTCAAGTTTctgattctcttcttttccaactcgTTGGACTTGTGGTTACTCACCAAGGTCTCTGCTCTGATGAATTTGTTCTGGGCTACCTTCTTTCTCAAGGTTTTCTGcttcaccaacttctctCTGGCCTGCTCTTGTTTTTCCAATCTCTTTCTGTCGGCATCCTTTCTCTTACGCAAAAGCACCTCGGGGTTAGAGTTCAACACGGCCATGGTCTACTGGGTTTTGTATTGATATCTGAGAACTTACAGCCTTAAGGAATCATAGtttgatttttcatatctataatttttttcttcaagatgagCAGGACTGCATGTGGGCATATCTAGTTGCAAAAGTGCAACAGACCACAGAAGTAACAAAAGTCACACCAAGATAGCGAGAGGAAAAGGGTCTAGGAATACCGTGAAGAAATGAACGGACGGACAAGTTCACCCTTTCAACTACATGATCCTACTTTGAAAACCAAGTTGTATTATTTGGATtattatcttcttcttctgcgACATAGCTGTAAGACTCCGTCGTATCGGAAAAATAGGAATTGTTCGACATgaacttttccaaaaaaCGTCAGAACTGTAAATGAAATACAACTTAGGCAAAAATGGTTGACAGTTGTAGTATATGATTCCTATGATAATCACCTACTCTTAAAATAAACTGCGCGGATGTTCGGGAACATCTGCTGTAGTTCCCTGCGTCAgctttgcaattgaagcACCGTTACCACTGAATGTAGACGACCAATCTTCGTGGAGCAACTGCACAGTAATTGACACTTGTCACTCTAAGATGAATTCGGTAGCATTCCTTGCGGAAATTCTGTCAGGAACGGAAATGTCATAGTTTCCGACAATGAATGTATGCCCTACCGTTTCAGGTAGCACGTAGAAATGCTGCTAGCGGCATCAATGAATCTGTGGCTAGACGGAATTCTCCACAAATGGAGTGTCAGGCAACAAATGTGGAAGGAGAAGTAGTGAATACAGAAAGGACTACTCTTATGAAGTGGAGCTGACGGAAATAGAGTTTGAACAGACTTTGACGTGGAGATCGCAAAAAATAGAACATTTGTTATACATGACAAGAGCGTAGTCAAAATCCAGTAATTATTGACTCATTTCGCCGAACTCCGTCGTCACAACCACTCTGGATCCGGGCCAAGATTAGTGGTATTCGCTTGCTGTTGGCTCATCTCCAGCCGTTGAATAATATTGGTGAATTTGTCTCATAATATTCACCGTAGTCGGATAAATCCTGCACTGTCTATGCACAATAAGAACGAGCCCTAAATAACCTTTTGTGGCACATAAAAAATTTTGTCTGGTGAGCGACAGAGAGTGAGCGAGATGAGCTCAAGTCGGCCAAGTTAGACAATGTCCAAACTGACACAATCACCGGATTGAGACTTGTCAGAGAAAGTCTGGGCAGTAAACAGACAATTAGCGAGGCTTAAAGGTACAAAATCCAGACCGACCACTTCGAAAATGATCCAGTCGGAGCCGGGACCACTTTAAGTTGGTGCCATTATCAAATTGTTTTTCCATTATactttccaatttcaattttctaATTAAAGCAATCTCCAGGGCTGAAGATTTTTTTGGTACTTTAGACAATCTTGTTTTCCGGTACGCTTGGCTGCCTGAGGTGTTTTAATCTACGACTACTTTCCAGTTGGACTTGCTTCACTGCATCTAACCGCCAACAGTAACGGCTCCATCTTGCTAGTGGATCTGGATCGTTTTTTTTTTACGCTGCCACGACAGAAGAATTTAtttttaattttttttcaaaatATTTTACTAGGGTCATTTCAACCGTTAGGTTTATCCAATCCTTACCAAAGTGGTGATTTTGAGCCTTTTCACATCTCACGACTTCGATAGACAAAAGTTTTTCCAGGTGGGTGTGTAtttgtttttcttcaactaGGAGACATCATTGTATGTGGGATCATACTCCAGTTTGATCTGATCTGTGCTCCATCGCTATATAGTTGTTCCTCTTCATCCAGATCAGTCTCGATCcactttttttttcagtcCGAGCCCTAAATTTTATATGCTCATCATATAACGACTGGTTGATTTTCATTCCTATTTTCATTCTGAATACTATTAATAGTATTCCTTTTTCTTATAGACTCTACAAAATACTCCACTCCTTATGGACCACAGCCAACACCAGCTTCATCAGAAGTTGGACGACTCATACCTCTTGCAATCAGGAAGCTCGGGAGACTCTCAGCAACAGCtgcagcaacaacaacagcagcagcaacagcaacagcatcaACAGAGTCTCCAGCATCAACAGAGTCTCCAGCATCAAAATATTCAGCATCAGAATgtccagaaccagaacctTCAGCATTCCCAGTACACTCCACTGCAGCTTGGTCAACAGCATTATATAAAGACAGAGTCTTCCGTTTTTACGCCACAGCAACATATTGCTTACAAGCAGCCTCAGCAGAGTCCTTCATTTCCATACAACCAGCATCAGCATTTGCAGttgcaacagcaacaacagaagCAGTACCATTACGACTTCAACGCACAACTCCAGCATCAGCACGATCCGCAACATGAGCTccaccaacaacagcttcagcagcaacagTATGCTCAGTACTACCAGCAGCAACcccaaaatcaacaaaatcaagaacagcACACTCAAGCACAACAGCATCAGCAACTTcagcaaaatcaacaagCCCAGCAAGTTCAGCAAGcccaacaagttcaacaagctcATCAACAGTCTCAATCCTTTCTTGAGCCAAGTAACCCTATACTTGTaggatcttcttctcttgacTTGGAGTCCATGAAGGGGCCAGccagcaagaagaagaagacgagaAAGTCTGACCATGGATCACATGGTGATGATGGCGACTCGGAGTTGAAGCAGTTGGCGTTCCAAACTGCCGAAGTTCCGCTAGACCAGCTTGCTGCACGTATCAAGCAGTTGGAAGCCGACGAGCCGGCTCCTAGTTCAATTCAAGGGCAGCCCACTTCTCCTCGTAGTGTAGAGAGCCATAAGGTCAGAGAGAATAAGGAGAGACAACGTCAATTGTTTGGAATGGTGTGGTTACTCAACTCGTGTGAGTCCCTGCCTACTGCTGTAGTACCTCGTAATCGTATTTATGCTCGTTATGTTCAGGTATGCGCTGATAACAGTTTGACTCCATTGTCTCCAGCCAGTTTCGGAAAGTTGGTGAGAATCTTATTCCCTAACTTGACGACTAGACGGTTGGGAATGAGGGGCCAGTCCAAGTACCATTACTGTGggatcaagttgaatgGAGAAAGACTCATGCCACTGCTGCTCCAGGTGCCCCAGCCTATGCTGCAGCTGCAGCTAGTGGGCAACATGGCTATGTCTGGGTCGGGACTGCAACAGATCCAGTcgccaatttcttcttccaactcgTCGGTGTCATTTGAAGATTCGCCTAGATCCTCTTCTCATCTTCACACTCCATCATACACTCCTATTCAGTCACCTTCTATAACCAGTGCCAACTCCATTGCCGACCAGCTTCCTCTGGTTTCGCACTTGAAGTACATCCCCAACTTGCTTGCATTGTTGAATGAGAATTCACAGACCACGTCTAACCCCTACTCTCCTATTCAGTTGCCGTCCATCTACCCGTTTTTACCAAGAGACAATGACTACGACATTGCTGATACTTTGTACTCATTATACAAGGTGCACATCAACTCGATCTTCGAGTCGCTCCGGTTCAtgcagttgaagaaattgttcTCCTCcttcaacagcttcaacaGCATTTTGACAGCACCTGTTTTCAAACTCTACACAAGCGATACTGTGCTTGAGTGGGTCAAGCAGTGTGACATCATCATGTACAAGAGGATGATCAGgatgttgaacaagttgctGTTGCAGTTCATGATTCCACAGGAGGTCATTTCGCAGTTGAAGCAGATATCTTCGGGATACATCAGAGCCTTGACCAACAACCTCTTAAACAACAAAGTATCCAAAAACTTTGTCatcatgaagttgaaggttGCAAAGAGCTTCATCAACCTCTTGAATCGTTTAATCAAGATCATCGAGACTGGCCAACTGGCTTCTCGGATTTTGTGCGACGTCAACGAGAAGAACGGAATGAATCACGATTGGATGAAGTTGGATATCCAGGACATCATTTCGCGCGAGATTCCTTGTGGAGATAAAAACATAGACGTATTGTCTACGATCTTGAAGAGTGACGTcgtcaacttgttgaatagTGGGAAAGAAGAGCTCGAAAGAGCCAAGCAAAGCGAAAGACCAGTTATCGATAATGCCATAATGAACCAGTTCGCCAATTACATCTCGGAACTACCAGGTAAGTTTCAGGACGTTAATCCCAGATTATTCATCTTGCTCACAAGCAACTTGCTCACTACTTGTTTAAGAGAGATTAGTTTAACGGGAGGTCAAGGTTTTGGTGCCTGGTGGATTGTCAGATGTTGGGTGGATGAGTATCTCGCATGGTGTTTTGAGATTGGAGGTTTCTTACAAGACGACTTTAAGAAGCCTGAAGACTCTCCACAAGACCAAGATACATCCAAAGAAAATGCAGGTAACGAAGAGGGTAAAAATAGCAGTGCTGATAACAGTACTGCGTTAGCATCTGGCTCGGGAGACAACTCCGATGCCAATTTCAGTGGCATGAACAACCCTGAGTCGTTTGACTTATCCAATATTGATCTTGGAAGTTCAGCCATTAACCCTAATTCCTCTTTGGGGGCCGTAGACTTGTTGGATGGCACGTATGGTACCGATCCACAAAACCCGGCTGTCGTGAGTTCCAACGTTTCTTCggttgctgctgctaccAATGAGATCCTCATCAAGTACGAAACTAACGTAGAAAGCATTTTGGGCTGAGATTCGAAAACAGTGTGGCTGTTATGCATGTAGTGTAGTAGTCTGGCCTAGTCTAGATGGACAGGCTACCTCTATACTTTACTTCGCCTACATTGGTTACTCAGAGACATTATAAATAAAATTAAGCATTTCATTTACCTTATATATATACGTCCGCTATCTCATTTGTGTTCGTAGTAATTGCATATATTTATTCTCCCAAATTATTGGACAACAGATGTAGATACTGTGTCCTTAATTAGGGTCCTTTGTCGACTGACAGGCGAACTTCGACACCAgattgggtgcaaaatttcaagCTCTGGGAAAAAAGATGCAACTTTCGGACACTGAGATTTGGTCTATTTTTTGCAGACGCTCACCATATTCATTTTACAAATTGAAACAGTATTACGAGGTTATTGCAGTTGTGTAtctgttgttgaaattgtccGGAGACATAAACAAGGCGTCTAGCTCTAGTGAATTTTTAAGATTCTACATAGTGTCagaatttcaaaaatttaCTGGTACAGTTATATACAATTTAATACTATGAACGAATCACCAACACAAGAGCGGTACTTGAGCAGTCCGCGGGAAGTGCTCGTCTACCAGATTGAGAAATTCCTACAAGCCAGGCAGAAGTTTACCTGCCTGGGTCTCGAGATTCtcttcaataataataaGCATGTCCAATTAATCAATAGCGACAAGGGTCCAGACAAGAGAGGATTAGCATTTACAAGCAAACCTCCACCTTTGAAACCCATACTTCAGCTTGATCCTCTAGTAAGATCTTACCCTCATGGTGGAGTTCCCACAGAAAGTAATATTGATCCCAAAAATGTTTCTGCCAGAACCTTGAAAATTCTTCGTTCCCAAATACTTGAAAGATCGATAATCAGGGCTACTGAGTCGCTGGCTGCCAGAAGTGGACCTTCCAATTGGAATGGCGAAACTTACAAACTTGCCATCAAGCTCTTTTTGGCCTGTGTTCTAGATCCAAACTATAGCAATATGGTGTATTCGTTGACTTCTCATACCAGCAATATCCACAAGACCAGCCATCTAGGACAGGAATTGGAACTATATGTAGAAAATTTGCTATTGGCAATTGACATTATCGATGCTGACAGTGTTTTGTCAAAGAAGGGGACTTTACTTGAAGACAGTATACGGACGCTAGTTCATATTATGGCAGTGAATTATGCCACTGTCATAATTGGAGACTCGCCAGCACAGTTCTTTGACATCACCTTTGCCTTGATTAACCattcttgttttccaaATGTGTTGCCAGTTGTTCTGGACGATTGCGATAAGATCCAATTGGTATATTTTAATAATTTTGTCGCCAATAAGACCAAGCAATTGTTTACAAACTACTGTTATACAGCCATTCCTAAAGAATTGAGAAACGCTGACTTGAGAAAccggttcttcttcacctgTAATTGCTGGTTATGCAAGCAGCCCCATGACATCTTTTTTTCTTACAACTGTAACAACTGTAACCAGATGATCTGTTCCCtcaactcttccaattgGTATCTTCCTGTCAGCCAACTCGATTACGTTAACGACAATAAGGATACTTGTCTTTCGTGTAGAGCAGACTTTGACAAACGAGAGTTGGCAAAGAACCATTCTTTGAATGGGTATCTATTGCTAGCCATGTTAGATCCTGAACAAGACAAGGATGACAATGAGGCACTACTAGTCTTCAACCATCGAATGAAGTTATTGCTACAGAGCATCATCTCGGGAGCaatttccaaagaagaaatagttAGATTGCTTCTACTTCGAGTCTACAATTTCAGGATACCTCCTAAGAAAAGGAGcattttcagaaaaatCACAAATGACCTTCGCAATGGACGCTATGTTCCTGGTTACGGGTTTCCTTTGAGTTTTTTCCTCCGCGACTTAGACATAGATAATCCTCAGATTGATGGCATCCGGACATTTGTTGCTAGCAAGGTTGTAGCAGCTAATCAGTTCACCAGACTTAAGGAAGTattgcaattgaaatttggTACGGAGCTTCCGTGTAGATTAGTCGAACTGAGATTAATAGCCAACGAGCACTTCAAAGAGATTGCCCAGGCGTTGAGTCAGGTATTTTCATACGTTGTAAGACTCAGATACAGTGGCTGTATTCCGGTAAAAATAGGTAAGAGCCCTTCAGAGCAGCTTACAGTTCTCATTAAATGCAGCCTATTCTTCTACTTGCAGGCCATAGAAACGTATATGGCATATTCCAAGAATACGGTAGACAGTCTAGTCGATAGCATCAAGCGCTTGATAAGCTTGGCGGACAATAACAAGATCGACAACATCTGCTTCAAGCGCTACAACATGACCGATCACTACTTCCAGTCTCACTTGAAAGCATTGTACGACTTTGCTGAAGTTCAGGtgaaaaagaacaagataGACTTTgccaacagaaacagaggAGCCATCTTTGTCCCCATAGGAGAATTGAAGTGTCTAGATGAAGCTAGGATATTCTGAATATTTAATCTACACGTCATTCAAAGCTACACAAACGGCTCCCTTATGGTGCCCGTTGTACTGTCTGACAGTTTCGCTGTTCGACAAATCCCATAAACGGACATAGTGGTCAGAACAGGCTGTAACTAAGTAGGCACTGTCGGCAGAGAAGGCACAGTCCCATACCCAGCGCTGGTGGCCCTGGAGCGTCGtttcaagattgaaattCTGCTCCGTAGACCAGATTCGAGCAGTATGGTCAGCTGAGCAAGTGGCCAAGTGTTTCATATCTGTCAGGAGAAGCACTCTGGTGATGTATTTCAGATGGGACCTGAACTTCGTTACAGGAGTCAACAGCGTTATATCGCGTTGATTCTGCATCTTCCACACATAACAGTTACCTTTATTGTTACCAGCTACTAACATCGAACCATCACTGGCTACGGATAAAGAATTGATCGGTACATCGTCTTCTGGAATCAAATGATGGGTACACTGGTTTTCTCCCAAGTCCCAAATTCGGATATTTCCATCCTGATCACAGCTGATCAACTCACCTTGATTGGGGTGGATCACGACTTCGTTTACGGGTGAATGATGTTTGTAACTCCGTTGAACGGAAGGTGCTCTTACGTCCCATACCTTTACAGTTCCATCTTCCAGCGACGTCACCATCCACTTGTTCTCTATCTGGAATGCCAAAGAGGTCACGTTGTTCGTGTGGCCTTCAAACGTCATCACGGgattgttgttgttgttattattgctgttgttgttgctgttaCCGTGTGTGGCTCCATTAGGATTCCCATTGTTGGTAGCTGAAGCCTGAGCCGTGGCGTTGCCAGAACTGCCAGCTTGTCGTATATCGTAAAGTCTCACATACAAATTTCCAGCCGCAGCAAGAAATCGTTTGTCGGATGTGATTTCTAACCGATTGACTTGAGAGTCAGTGTGTTGAATGGTACGGGAACATACCCCAGTCAAAGCATCCCAGAACCGGATCGTATGATCATAGCCAGCAGAGGCTAAGATGACAGACATATCAGGTGGATATTTATGAAGGTATTGAAGGTTTAGAAACGAAAGAAAGGAACAGCAGAAGGATGTCCTTTGAAAGTACTTTTGACGAAATATTGAAGgtagaaagaagttgtGAAAAGATTCAAATGTTTGATTACTGGAAAATTCATTATCTTGGTTGTACTGCGTTGAATTAAGTCGTTTTTGagattttcacgtgacttcATTTATCAACAGCAATAGATCTACATTTATCAACTCTTTTCAAGCTGATGATATATCTTTTACAAAACTGTATATATAATTCTTCTACGTAATCGACATGATCTGCCTTGTGTCTACAAACGAGTTTACGAGATTCTGTTAGTTTTACTCATACCCATTTCTGCTATATGTTTCTACTATTTCTTGCTATGTCTACTATTTCTGTTCTAATGATTATATTGATTGTAGTAGTACTATTTATATTAGCATGCAAATCGGCAAAGCAGTAAGTTTATCAAGAAGTGAAGGAATGTCATGGATATGTCCAGCCGAGGAACATTCTATGTAATGCGTCTATTAATCGTGACAAATCGCAGCGATGAATTGTGTAGTCGTTATGTTTTGTATTTGTGTTTGTGTTTTATGTTTCTTGATCCTAGAAATTGGTCTGTATTGCTTGTTTTTGTTGAGGAGTCAAACTGATAGGATAGTCAACTTTGAAAATCACTTCCATATCACCTCTTTGGCCTGGCAGCTTGCTGATTGGCATACCTAAGCCTGGGTATAGTGCTGAAGAGTTAGGTTGGACTGGCTGAGTCTTGGAGAATGGAAGTCTCTTTCCATCAATAGTGGTTATATCCTTATCGAACCCACACAAGGATTCTTTGAAGGTTATTGGAAGGTTCACAATCAAGTTGTTACTGGTACCGTCTCTTTTGAACACAGGATGAGgcttttcttccaacacGAATTGAAGGGTCTGTCTGGCTTGACATTCTGGCTGATAGTCTCCTTCattggtgaagttgatcttCGTTCCGGCCTTCCAGCCTGGTTTGATGTTGACTTCCAACACCTTACTCTCTCTTTCTCCATGAAGTCCCTTtctgttcaacttcatcttcttgacaCCACCATGGAACAAATCTTCTAAAGAGACTGGTAAGGGCATAGAAACGGTATCAGGCTCTGGACGACGAGCAGAACGGCCGCCAAATCCCTGGCCACCAAAGCCTCCAGGCATACCACCAGCACC
This window of the Scheffersomyces stipitis CBS 6054 chromosome 6, complete sequence genome carries:
- a CDS encoding predicted protein (go_component intracellular; ribosome~go_function structural constituent of ribosome~go_process protein biosynthesis), whose protein sequence is MAVLNSNPEVLLRKRKDADRKRLEKQEQAREKLVKQKTLRKKVAQNKFIRAETLVSNHKSNELEKKRIRNLTKKTARSRISASSEDAEEEEEDSEYRLLFIIRVPNHTKGVKIPSKANKVLNVLKLTQVNTGVFVRANNSTYALLNLIAPYVIVGKPTLSSIRKLFQKRACILTYDESEETTTEQGKIAKVTKLDNNQLVEDKFGDSLGLICIEDLIHEITNLSDNFISITSWLLPFKLNQPVNGWGPQAKLAKLIHSEENKKSISLSQDFKLQEVEDIDSIIDQQN
- a CDS encoding DNA binding protein (go_function DNA binding~go_process regulation of transcription, DNA-dependent) gives rise to the protein MDHSQHQLHQKLDDSYLLQSGSSGDSQQQSQQQQQQQQQQQHQQSLQHQQSLQHQNIQHQNQHIAYKQPQQSPSFPYNQHQHLQLQQQQQKQYHYDFNAQLQHQHDPQHELHQQQLQQQQYAQYYQQQPQNQQNQEQHTQAQQHQQLQQNQQAQQVQQAQQVQQAHQQSQSFLEPSNPILVGSSSLDLESMKGPASKKKKTRKSDHGSHGDDGDSELKQLAFQTAEVPLDQLAARIKQLEADEPAPSSIQGQPTSPRSVESHKVRENKERQRQLFGMVWLLNSCESSPTAVVPRNRIYARYVQVCADNSLTPLSPASFGKLVRILFPNLTTRRLGMRGQSKYHYCGIKLNGERLMPSSLQVPQPMSQSQLVGNMAMSGSGSQQIQSPISSSNSSVSFEDSPRSSSHLHTPSYTPIQSPSITSANSIADQLPSVSHLKYIPNLLALLNENSQTTSNPYSPIQLPSIYPFLPRDNDYDIADTLYSLYKVHINSIFESLRFMQLKKLFSSFNSFNSILTAPVFKLYTSDTVLEWVKQCDIIMYKRMIRMLNKLSLQFMIPQEVISQLKQISSGYIRALTNNLLNNKVSKNFVIMKLKVAKSFINLLNRLIKIIETGQSASRILCDVNEKNGMNHDWMKLDIQDIISREIPCGDKNIDVLSTILKSDVVNLLNTKQSERPVIDNAIMNQFANYISELPGKFQDVNPRLFILLTSNLLTTCLREISLTGGQGFGAWWIVRCWVDEYLAWCFEIGGFLQDDFKKPEDSPQDQDTSKENAGNEEGKNSSADNSTALASGSGDNSDANFSGMNNPESFDLSNIDLGSSAINPNSSLGAVDLLDGTYGTDPQNPAVVSSNVSSVAAATNEILIKYETNVESILG
- a CDS encoding predicted protein, with product MNESPTQERYLSSPREVLVYQIEKFLQARQKFTCSGLEILFNNNKHVQLINSDKGPDKRGLAFTSKPPPLKPILQLDPLVRSYPHGGVPTESNIDPKNVSARTLKILRSQILERSIIRATESSAARSGPSNWNGETYKLAIKLFLACVLDPNYSNMVYSLTSHTSNIHKTSHLGQELELYVENLLLAIDIIDADSVLSKKGTLLEDSIRTLVHIMAVNYATVIIGDSPAQFFDITFALINHSCFPNVLPVVSDDCDKIQLVYFNNFVANKTKQLFTNYCYTAIPKELRNADLRNRFFFTCNCWLCKQPHDIFFSYNCNNCNQMICSLNSSNWYLPVSQLDYVNDNKDTCLSCRADFDKRELAKNHSLNGYLLLAMLDPEQDKDDNEALLVFNHRMKLLLQSIISGAISKEEIVRLLLLRVYNFRIPPKKRSIFRKITNDLRNGRYVPGYGFPLSFFLRDLDIDNPQIDGIRTFVASKVVAANQFTRLKEVLQLKFGTELPCRLVESRLIANEHFKEIAQALSQVFSYVVRLRYSGCIPVKIETYMAYSKNTVDSLVDSIKRLISLADNNKIDNICFKRYNMTDHYFQSHLKALYDFAEVQ
- the LST8 gene encoding protein required for amino acid permease transport from the Golgi to the cell surface, which produces MSVILASAGYDHTIRFWDALTGVCSRTIQHTDSQVNRLEITSDKRFLAAAGNLYVRLYDIRQAGTTHGNSNNNSNNNNNNNPVMTFEGHTNNVTSLAFQIENKWMVTSSEDGTVKVWDVRAPSVQRSYKHHSPVNEVVIHPNQGELISCDQDGNIRIWDLGENQCTHHLIPEDDVPINSLSVASDGSMLVAGNNKGNCYVWKMQNQRDITSLTPVTKFRSHSKYITRVLLSTDMKHLATCSADHTARIWSTEQNFNLETTLQGHQRWVWDCAFSADSAYLVTACSDHYVRLWDLSNSETVRQYNGHHKGAVCVALNDV
- the SIS1 gene encoding Molecular chaperone (DnaJ superfamily) (go_process protein folding); translated protein: MVKETKLYDLLEVSPSASETEIKKAYRKAALKYHPDKPTGDTEKFKEVSEAFDILSNGDKRQVYDDYGLEAARGNAPAGGNPFAGAGSGNPFGGAGGYGGGHHGFSQADAFNIFSQMGGFGMGDDGFSFSSSGPGGFGGGHPFGGGAGGMPGGFGGQGFGGRSARRPEPDTVSMPLPVSLEDLFHGGVKKMKLNRKGLHGERESKVLEVNIKPGWKAGTKINFTNEGDYQPECQARQTLQFVLEEKPHPVFKRDGTSNNLIVNLPITFKESLCGFDKDITTIDGKRLPFSKTQPVQPNSSALYPGLGMPISKSPGQRGDMEVIFKVDYPISLTPQQKQAIQTNF